The Arabidopsis thaliana chromosome 5, partial sequence genomic interval CCGCGGACAAGGGCTGACAGATCAGGCTGCATCTCCAGGTAGTCAAGAGCTGACCTCAGATAGTTATCATCCATACGAACCAAGAAATCATGAATCTGTCCTGCAGCATACCATGTTGGCTTAGATAACAAATCCCCTGCAACAGCCAATGGTGTTGCAGTGAATATCACATTCCCAAAGTAACCAGGAGGCAGCTGCGGACGTAGTCTAGACCTTCCATCAGTTGCAATGTACAGTTTCGTCTCTTGGTCGTTTGGAAGCCCTCGCGCCTTTCCCACTGATCTCCACACATGCCCTGCCAACATCTCGTATGAGCTGTAGCTGACAGTGTTCCCATCCTCCTTGGATTTCGCCTTAAGAGCAACAAGCTGGTCTCGTGTTAATTTGAATATAGAGACAGTGGTATTCTCAGGTCCTGATTTAGACGGATCAAGAGGTATCTTCATACTTGGTGCAGGCTGATATTCAACATGATGAAAAGCAGGCTGTGGCGGGTCCCTAGCTCGGAGGAGTGTTCGATCAATGAAAGGTGGAATGGTTAGGTCAAGACCACGAGCCATATCAGACCATGTGTTGATAAAATGAAGACCAGAGAAACCATCTGCCGCGTGATGTTGCATCCCAACCCCAAGTGAAGCTCCCCCACATTTAAAGAAAGTCACCTATATCATCAAACAATATCATTACATAactaaaaacagaacatacaTCATCAAAGAATATCATTACAGAactaaaaaacagaacaacacAAGcattcaataaattaaaaaagggaAAGACTTTAAATTAAGCTGACCTGCAAAACGAGAAGCGGGAAAGAGTGAATGCCAGCGGAGTGATCAACTTCGGGAATAAGCTGACGGAGATTAAGGGTAGGAGCAAAATCACCAAAATCATCGATAACAGAAGGAGTATCAGCCACAACGAAGAGAACACCAGCACCGTTACAATCGATCTCAATACGACCATCATCGTCTCTCTTCAAGCGACCAGCCATAGGGTAAAAAGGGACAAGGGCTTTGGAAAGAGCTTCCTTCATGACCTGAGGGTCAAAGAAATTGGAAGCGCCGGTGGGTCTGTAGAAGTAGACACTAGGGGTATGGAATCTGGGGATGACAAGGTCGACGTTGGAGTTCCAAAGATTAGTGATTGGTGTCTCGGTGGCAGGCCGGACCATGGTGGAATCTCTGAtgttaattttcatatttttaagaaagatcaaacgaacaaacaaattttgttttgagtttgatctGAGAAATTGTGTGAGAAGCGAGGAGGGGTAGATATAAGTGGGTGtgaacaaaaaaggaaaggtCGTAATCCTTCACCTACCGCCCCACGACCCCGCCTACTCCATCTGTCGACCAACTCTCTCAGAAGGTTTATCATTGGTCCATCTCATCACTCGGTCCTACTTTTCTATCCGGGGTTGGTAAACCCGTTCCCTCTGTCCTAAGGCCCAAATAATACTAATGGGCTTAAATAGTATAAAGTtcgaatgaagaagaaggaaaaaaaattgacaagtTGATTGTTATAGCTACCGTACAAGTTAGTCAATCGAATGCCAAAGTTTGGCTTAACTTAACTCATTACCACGTAGCAGAGCATAACAACAACCACCAATAACATCTAACGGCGTAAACTCACGTGTTAAGAGAATTACGTCAGAATCCAAGAAAGTCTTTTTTTCAGTACACcacaaataaattatgttgAATTTATATCCGAActatactatattatatgaaaacataCCTCAATTAGTCATAAATTTcacatttcattttaatttattaact includes:
- the HCT gene encoding hydroxycinnamoyl-CoA shikimate/quinate hydroxycinnamoyl transferase (hydroxycinnamoyl-CoA shikimate/quinate hydroxycinnamoyl transferase (HCT); CONTAINS InterPro DOMAIN/s: Transferase (InterPro:IPR003480); BEST Arabidopsis thaliana protein match is: HXXXD-type acyl-transferase family protein (TAIR:AT5G57840.1); Has 1807 Blast hits to 1807 proteins in 277 species: Archae - 0; Bacteria - 0; Metazoa - 736; Fungi - 347; Plants - 385; Viruses - 0; Other Eukaryotes - 339 (source: NCBI BLink).); the protein is MKINIRDSTMVRPATETPITNLWNSNVDLVIPRFHTPSVYFYRPTGASNFFDPQVMKEALSKALVPFYPMAGRLKRDDDGRIEIDCNGAGVLFVVADTPSVIDDFGDFAPTLNLRQLIPEVDHSAGIHSFPLLVLQVTFFKCGGASLGVGMQHHAADGFSGLHFINTWSDMARGLDLTIPPFIDRTLLRARDPPQPAFHHVEYQPAPSMKIPLDPSKSGPENTTVSIFKLTRDQLVALKAKSKEDGNTVSYSSYEMLAGHVWRSVGKARGLPNDQETKLYIATDGRSRLRPQLPPGYFGNVIFTATPLAVAGDLLSKPTWYAAGQIHDFLVRMDDNYLRSALDYLEMQPDLSALVRGAHTYKCPNLGITSWVRLPIYDADFGWGRPIFMGPGGIPYEGLSFVLPSPTNDGSLSVAIALQSEHMKLFEKFLFEI